One region of Gossypium raimondii isolate GPD5lz chromosome 6, ASM2569854v1, whole genome shotgun sequence genomic DNA includes:
- the LOC105774162 gene encoding sterol carrier protein 2 encodes MAELKSDNLLEMMKFHLGTDAGKELTKKIGLVYQLNIAPKKLGVDEVTYVVDLKKGDVIKGEYEGGKPDVIFSFKDDDFLKIATGKMNPQVAFMRGLMKIKGSLSLAQKFTPDIFPKPAKM; translated from the exons atggcTGAGTTGAAATCTGACAATTTGCTTGAGATGATGAAGTTTCATTTGGGTACTGATGCTGGTAAAGAGCTTACTAAGAAGATTGGTCTTGTTTACCAACTCAATATTGCCCCCAAG AAATTGGGGGTTGATGAGGTTACTTACGTTGTTGATCTCAAGAAAGGAGATGTTATCAAAG GTGAATATGAAGGGGGAAAGCCTGAtgttatattttcattcaaggATGATGATTTTCTTAAGATTGCCACTGGGAAGATGAATCCCCAGGTTGCTTTTATGAG GGGTTTAATGAAGATTAAGGGGAGCTTGAGTTTAGCTCAGAAATTCACTCCTGATATTTTCCCAAAGCCTGCTAAGATGTGA
- the LOC105774161 gene encoding uncharacterized protein LOC105774161: MPPFSSTSKAVGSLISRRIRITHFVRNANNGGCSRSSDQIRCVSTISGTETLSSHPLLASPKEDSFVPSNKISDRYTLQKRRFLGCSDGEEGGALSKVHEEKIIVGYSPEQLFDVVAAVDLYHGFVPWCQRSDIVKQYPNGSFDAELEIGFKFLVESYVSRVELSRPKFVKSTVSESTLFDHLINIWEFNPGPVLGTCNLHFLVDFKFQSPLYRQVASMFFKEVVSRLVSSFSERCRLIYGPAIPVLENSYGERT, encoded by the exons ATGCCGCCATTTTCTTCGACCTCGAAGGCGGTCGGATCCCTAATATCCCGTAGAATTAGGATTACCCATTTCGTTAGAAACGCCAACAACGGTGGTTGTTCCCGGAGCTCCGATCAAATCCGATGTGTTTCAACCATTTCCGGCACCGAAACCCTATCGTCTCACCCGTTACTCGCTTCACCCAAGGAGGATTCTTTTGTACCATCAAACAAAATTTCCGATCGTTACACTCTCCAAAAGAGACGATTTTTAGGTTGCAGCGACGGTGAAGAAGGCGGCGCTTTATCAAAAGTCCACGAGGAAAAGATTATTGTGgg TTACTCGCCGGAGCAGTTATTCGATGTGGTTGCAGCTGTTGATTTATACCATGGATTTGTTCCTTGGTGTCAACGGTCTGATATTGTTAAACAGTATCCCAATGGATCGTTCGATGCTGAATTAGAGATTGGCTTTAAGTTTCTCGTCGAGAGTTATGTTTCTCGTGTGGAATTAAGCAGACCGAAGTTCGTAAAG TCTACTGTATCGGAAAGTACCCTTTTCGATCATTTGATAAACATATGGGAATTCAATCCCGGACCAGTTCTAGGAACTTGCAATCTTCACTTTCTCGTGGACTTTAAGTTCCAGTCACCGCTTTACCGGCAG GTGGCATCCATGTTTTTTAAGGAAGTTGTGTCTCGATTGGTCAGCTCATTTAGCGAACGTTGCCGGTTGATATACGGCCCTGCCATTCCGGTCCTCGAAAACTCCTACGGAGAAAGGACATGA
- the LOC105774319 gene encoding cold-regulated protein 27, producing MEGFRGIESRKSSEASAPELTLQSSPELAHHEQNPTLDSMMTESTSTEWTDEKHSLYLKSMEASFVNQLYDSMSFLGCNSKEKSPGSKSSRKARCISSGQFKVLRGGSWKKINFERPVVQLNKRYCSHSFVASPWIQHFRSGSKSRVLASCSLQDNASSKEVSDQNFVDEEQGEKARKGCCSPKKLKTRVTDASCNDQVVP from the exons atggAGGGTTTTAGAGGAATTGAGTCTCGGAAGAGTTCAGAAGCTTCTGCCCCTGAGTTGACTCTTCAAAGTTCACCCGAGTTAGCTCACCATGAACAAAATCCAACCTTG GATTCAATGATGACAGAATCAACCTCTACTGAATGGACGGATGAGAAACATAGTTTATACCTTAAATCCATGGAAGCATCATTTGTTAACCAGTTATATGATTCCATGAGTTTCCTTGGCTGTAACTCGAAGGAGAAATCGCCCGGATCGAAATCGTCAAGGAAAGCACGTTGTATCTCTTCAGGCCAG TTTAAGGTCCTTCGAGGCGGTAGCTGGAAGAAGATCAATTTTGAAAGACCTGTAGTTCAACTGAATAAAAGATACTGTTCTCATTCTTTCGTGGCAAGTCCTTGGATCCAGCATTTCAGATCCGGGTCTAAGTCTCGTGTTTTAGCCTCCTGTAGTCTTCAAGATAATGCTTCATCCAAAG AGGTGTCGGATCAGAACTTTGTCGACGAGGAACAGGGTGAAAAGGCTAGAAAAGGATGTTGCAGCCCAAAGAAGCTGAAAACCCGGGTAACCGATGCTTCATGCAatgatcaa GTTGTTCCATAA
- the LOC105773378 gene encoding uncharacterized protein LOC105773378, producing the protein MDGGDGTVRLGALNLKAGRGLDLDPDVSVSSPVTRQKAAAAKQFIENHYKNYLQGLQERKERRRALQRRAEEAKVSSEEQEEMMRNLERRETEYMRLQRRKVGIDDFEQLTVIGKGAFGEVRLCRAKSTGEIFAMKKLKKSEMLSRGQVEHVRSERNLLAEVDSRCIVKLFYSFQDSDFLYLIMEYLPGGDIMTLLMREDILSEDVARFYVAESILAIHSIHQHNYIHRDIKPDNLILDKNGHLKLSDFGLCKPLDDKYSTILLEDENLTSQDTNEAEVQSGSERPPWLMPKEQLQQWKRNRRALAYSTVGTLDYMAPEVLLKKGYGMECDWWSLGAIMYEMLIGYPPFCSDDPRITCRKIVNWRTCLKFPEEPKISPEAKDLICHLLCDVETRLGTRGVEELKAHPWFKGVPWEKLYEIEAAYKPTVTGDLDTQNFEKFPEIDGPPSSIPEVGPWRKMLTSKDNNFIGFTFKKSDVVKSLESSGTDMRSNGPSKVPSIVSLLGRIDLQETVMPEGEQEQET; encoded by the exons ATGGACGGTGGAGATGGGACGGTAAGATTAGGAGCTTTGAATTTGAAAGCAGGTAGAGGCTTAGATTTGGATCCGGATGTCTCCGTTTCTTCGCCGGTAACAAGGCAAAAAGCTGCCGCCGCCAAACAATTCATTGAGAATCATTATAAGAATTACCTGCAAGGATTACAAGAGCGTAAAGAGAG ACGGCGAGCACTGCAAAGGAGGGCTGAGGAAGCTAAGGTTTCAAGTGAAGAACAAGAGGAGATGATGAGGAATTTGGAAAGGAGAGAAACTGAATATATGAGGCTGCAAAGACGTAAAGTAGGAATCGATGATTTTGAACAATTGACTGTAATTGGAAAAGGTGCATTCGGCGAG GTTAGGTTATGTCGTGCTAAAAGTACTGGAGAGATTTTTGccatgaaaaaattaaagaaatcggaGATGCTTAGTCGTGGACAG GTTGAGCATGTTCGTTCTGAGAGAAACTTACTTGCTGAGGTTGATAGCCGATGCATTGTAAAGCTGTTCTATTCTTTTCAAGATTCTGACTTCTTGTACCTTATTATGGAGTATTTACCTGGTGGTGATATCATGACACTACTGATGAGGGAAGATATTCTTTCAGAAGATGTAGCACGTTTCTATGTAGCAGAGAGCATTTTGGCTATTCATTCGATTCATCAACACAATTATATTCATAG GGACATTAAACCAGATAACCTGATACTAGATAAGAATGGGCATTTGAAGCTTTCAGATTTTGGCTTGTGTAAACCCCTAGATGACAAGTATTCAACAATTTTGTTGGAAGATGAAAATTTAACTTCTCAGGACACCAATGAGGCTGAAGTCCAGTCAGGATCTGAAAGACCCCCTTGGTTGATGCCAAAAGAACAACTACAACAATGGAAACGGAACCGCCGTGCATTG GCATAttcaactgttggaacccttGATTACATGGCTCCTGAAGTTCTCCTAAAGAAGGGTTATGGAATGGAGTGTGATTGGTGGTCTCTAGGTGCAATCATGTATGAGATGCTCATAGGCTATCCTCCATTTTGTTCTGATGATCCTCGGATAACATGCCGCAAG ATTGTCAACTGGAGGACTTGCTTGAAATTCCCTGAGGAACCAAAAATATCCCCCGAGGCTAAGGATTTAATATGTCACCTGCTCTGTGATGTTGAAACCCGCCTGGGCACCAGAGGAGTGGAAGAATTGAAG GCACATCCATGGTTCAAAGGTGTTCCTTGGGAAAAGCTATATGAGATTGAAGCTGCATATAAGCCGACAGTCACCGGAGACTTGGACACACAAAATTTTGAGAAGTTTCCTGAA ATTGATGGCCCTCCTTCCTCAATACCAGAAGTGGGACCTTGGAGGAAG ATGTTGACGTCAAAAGATAACAATTTCATAGGATTTACATTTAAGAAATCTGACGTTGTTAAGTCACTTGAAAGTTCAG GTACTGACATGAGATCTAACGGACCTTCAAAAGTCCCATCGATCGTTTCCTTGCTAG GTCGAATAGATCTTCAAGAAACAGTAATGCCAGAAGGCGAGCAGGAGCAGGAAACTTGA
- the LOC105774102 gene encoding protein DCL homolog, chloroplastic isoform X1: MASILNPPPPPYFHRTSMPTSVSSSPVILSYPFLKTTSLQVRFKALRTWSDGGKIGSQEAYGADFLRKPSTVPKKDSDGILEEEEGSEGKRNRGEWTDWEDRILEDTVPLVGFVRMIIHSGKYGAGDRLSPEHERTILERLLPYHPEFEKKIGCGIDYITVGYHPDFVGSRCLFIVRKDGELVDFSYWKCIKGLIRKNYPLYADSFILRHFRRRRRS, from the exons ATGGCTTCGATTCTCAACCCCCCGCCGCCGCCTTACTTTCACCGTACCTCTATGCCTACCTCCGTTTCTTCCTCACCGGTGATCTTATCTTATCCTTTCCTCAAAACGACGTCACTTCAAGTTCGGTTTAAAGCGTTGAGGACCTGGTCCGACGGCGGGAAAATCGGGAGCCAGGAAGCTTACGGCGCCGATTTCTTGAGGAAGCCGAGTACAGTGCCGAAGAAGGACAGTGATGGAATTTTGGAAGAAGAGGAAGGTAGtgagggaaaaagaaacagaggTGAATGGACTGATTGGGAAGATAGGATTTTAGAGGACACCGTGCCTCTTGTCGGCTTTGTTAGAATGATTATTCACTCTGGAAA atatgGAGCTGGAGATAGATTGAGTCCAGAGCATGAAAGGACGATTTTGGAAAGGTTGCTTCCTTACCATCCAGAGTTCGAGAAGAAAATTGGATGTGGAATTGATTACATCACT GTTGGTTACCATCCCGACTTTGTAGGTTCGAGATGTTTGTTCATAGTTCGAAAAGATGGAGAACTGGTTGACTTTTCTTATTGGAAATGCATCAAGGGCCTAATCAGAAAAAACTATCCTCTATATGCAGACAGCTTCATTCTCAGACATTTTCGACGGCGTAGACGTAGTTGA
- the LOC105774102 gene encoding protein DCL homolog, chloroplastic isoform X2, with protein sequence MASILNPPPPPYFHRTSMPTSVSSSPVILSYPFLKTTSLQVRFKALRTWSDGGKIGSQEAYGADFLRKPSTVPKKDSDGILEEEEGSEGKRNRGEWTDWEDRILEDTVPLVGFVRMIIHSGKYGAGDRLSPEHERTILERLLPYHPEFEKKIGCGIDYITPHRIFFNGNGQGAKVMDDMKVEGESDQKIVKGLK encoded by the exons ATGGCTTCGATTCTCAACCCCCCGCCGCCGCCTTACTTTCACCGTACCTCTATGCCTACCTCCGTTTCTTCCTCACCGGTGATCTTATCTTATCCTTTCCTCAAAACGACGTCACTTCAAGTTCGGTTTAAAGCGTTGAGGACCTGGTCCGACGGCGGGAAAATCGGGAGCCAGGAAGCTTACGGCGCCGATTTCTTGAGGAAGCCGAGTACAGTGCCGAAGAAGGACAGTGATGGAATTTTGGAAGAAGAGGAAGGTAGtgagggaaaaagaaacagaggTGAATGGACTGATTGGGAAGATAGGATTTTAGAGGACACCGTGCCTCTTGTCGGCTTTGTTAGAATGATTATTCACTCTGGAAA atatgGAGCTGGAGATAGATTGAGTCCAGAGCATGAAAGGACGATTTTGGAAAGGTTGCTTCCTTACCATCCAGAGTTCGAGAAGAAAATTGGATGTGGAATTGATTACATCACT CCACACAGGATTTTTTTTAACGGAAATGGTCAAGGGGCAAAAGTGATGGACGATATGAAAGTAGAGGGGGAAAGTGaccaaaaaatagtaaaagggCTAAAGTGA